A genomic stretch from Deltaproteobacteria bacterium HGW-Deltaproteobacteria-2 includes:
- a CDS encoding acetyltransferase, whose product MRKDHRPYYLKKFYNKYQKWYAQYFLAPQFEYFGRGIVFMKPQHVEVFGGPVFLGDYSTIIATPDRKVRFAVWPVWLGKGKIEIGKCCLICPGTRIMSASSITMGDGCMTAQNVSISDADWHDLYDRSMPIGKTQAITIGNNVWLGDSVIVGKGVTIGDNAVIGAGSIVVKDIPANAIAVGNPATVIKYLDPDKPLKTRTDWLSNPAKLASDFEIIDRALMKSNTLAGWFRSLFFPRKGD is encoded by the coding sequence TTGAGAAAAGATCATCGTCCTTATTATTTGAAAAAGTTTTATAACAAGTATCAAAAATGGTACGCGCAGTATTTTCTTGCTCCGCAGTTCGAGTATTTCGGCCGCGGAATTGTTTTTATGAAACCCCAGCATGTGGAAGTTTTCGGCGGGCCGGTTTTTCTGGGAGATTATTCAACAATTATTGCCACACCGGATAGGAAAGTAAGATTTGCAGTATGGCCTGTGTGGTTGGGTAAGGGAAAAATTGAAATAGGCAAATGTTGTCTTATTTGTCCGGGCACAAGAATAATGTCAGCTTCATCAATAACTATGGGTGACGGCTGTATGACGGCTCAAAATGTCAGTATTTCCGATGCCGACTGGCATGATTTATACGATCGCAGTATGCCGATAGGCAAAACGCAGGCTATTACAATCGGCAATAATGTCTGGCTCGGAGACAGTGTTATTGTAGGAAAAGGAGTGACTATAGGAGATAACGCCGTTATCGGCGCCGGTTCCATAGTCGTGAAAGATATTCCCGCCAATGCAATTGCCGTCGGCAATCCGGCAACTGTTATAAAATATCTAGATCCGGATAAGCCCCTTAAGACCAGAACGGATTGGCTTTCTAATCCCGCCAAACTGGCTTCAGATTTTGAAATTATTGATCGAGCGTTAATGAAAAGCAACACTCTGGCGGGCTGGTTCAGATCATTGTTTTTCCCACGCAAAGGAGATTAA
- a CDS encoding glycosyltransferase family 1 protein, which translates to MKKSSESKPLKICLLTYRGNPNCGGQGVYIKHLSKALSDLGHEVDVISGPPYPHLDSRVRLHKLPSLDLYNPEHSFRPQKIRDLLADPLNMYEYLTMCYGKFPEPFTFGVRAYRYLQKSKMNYDIVHDNQCLAYGIGKIAQKVVPTIATIHHPMTFDKQEYLRAARTNSKKRRVNRWFTFIEMQKKVARQLSRIVTVSECSKIDIAKEFSINLSKFSVVPNGVDNEFFYPVQNDKRPENSIIVTNSSDTPLKGLKYLLEAVAQIRKKQSVKLTVIGEPKKDGSIVKLVAELEIGDIVHFTGRIKNEEFADYYSKSTIAVVPSVYEGFGLPAAEAMACGVPLISTSGGALPEVVGNAGLIVPPADANALAREIIFLLNNRDQRNKMAQTGIARVNSIFNWSIAAQEMVKIYRETIDGYSRLS; encoded by the coding sequence ATGAAAAAGTCTTCTGAATCAAAGCCGTTGAAAATTTGTCTGTTAACTTATCGGGGCAATCCTAACTGCGGCGGACAAGGGGTTTACATTAAACACTTAAGCAAAGCGCTTAGTGATCTTGGCCATGAGGTTGATGTAATATCGGGACCGCCTTATCCGCATCTTGATTCCAGAGTGCGTCTGCATAAACTTCCCAGTCTCGATCTTTATAATCCAGAACATTCTTTTCGCCCGCAAAAAATAAGAGATCTCCTCGCTGATCCTTTAAACATGTATGAATATTTAACCATGTGCTACGGTAAATTTCCTGAACCATTTACTTTCGGTGTGCGGGCTTATCGCTATTTGCAGAAAAGTAAAATGAATTATGATATTGTTCATGATAATCAGTGCCTTGCTTATGGTATAGGAAAAATAGCTCAAAAAGTTGTGCCTACAATAGCAACGATTCATCATCCGATGACTTTTGATAAACAGGAATATCTTAGAGCGGCAAGAACAAATTCAAAGAAAAGACGGGTCAACCGTTGGTTTACTTTTATTGAAATGCAAAAAAAGGTGGCCAGGCAGTTATCACGTATTGTAACAGTGTCAGAATGCTCTAAAATAGATATTGCTAAGGAATTTTCTATAAATTTATCTAAATTTAGCGTTGTACCCAATGGCGTTGATAATGAATTTTTTTATCCTGTACAAAACGACAAGCGACCGGAAAATTCTATTATCGTAACAAATAGCTCGGATACGCCATTGAAGGGTTTAAAATATCTGCTGGAAGCTGTCGCACAAATAAGAAAAAAACAATCCGTAAAATTAACAGTTATAGGTGAGCCTAAGAAAGATGGATCAATTGTAAAACTTGTGGCCGAACTGGAAATTGGTGACATTGTCCACTTCACCGGTCGCATAAAGAATGAGGAATTTGCCGATTATTATTCAAAATCTACCATTGCCGTTGTTCCGTCTGTATATGAAGGTTTTGGCCTGCCGGCAGCGGAAGCTATGGCTTGTGGCGTGCCTCTGATCAGCACAAGTGGAGGCGCACTGCCGGAAGTTGTCGGAAATGCCGGTCTGATTGTTCCTCCGGCCGATGCCAATGCTCTGGCCAGAGAAATTATATTTTTACTTAATAATCGTGACCAAAGAAACAAAATGGCTCAAACGGGAATAGCGCGCGTAAATTCTATCTTTAATTGGTCCATAGCTGCTCAGGAAATGGTTAAGATATACAGGGAGACAATTGATGGTTACAGTAGACTTTCCTAA
- a CDS encoding B12-binding domain-containing radical SAM protein, with the protein MRIAIVAPPYPLEEMPSPPLGVTYVAAAFEAAGAEVKIFDYIVCAYTKENLEKQLEAFQPDAVGATCVTMNFYKAQQILHDVKNYNPEIITMMGGPHVSFTAIDTLKQYPEIDLIVVGEGEDTIAELTPVLKQRNKWQNILGIAYRSGDEIVVTGKRDFIIDIDRIPLPSRHLLPISRYRALGFPVSLITGRGCPYSCIFCLGRKMVGSKVRRRNPKLVLDEIETIIGYGFDRINIADDLFTSDKERVKEICAGIKERSLKFVWSAFARVDTVNPEVFDLMAQAGCDSVSFGVETGNPEMLKRIKKGINLEQVYSAVKMCQEAGMIAHASFIIGLPGETKDTLRESDDFAKSIKAIYGYHFLAPFPGTTVREKIKDYDLEIITDDWNRYDANDAIVKTSALLPKDMHEFGASYDEEMEADWNKIVRKYHEGTADLEDSMRVEGNWRMKLTYQILKSGIIENSGFIEPALFKGSKDKALQELCRRVKEYTNANEKVVYDTIRDFAGRGYLAADISDKGCQWSWS; encoded by the coding sequence ATGCGTATCGCTATTGTTGCTCCGCCTTATCCACTGGAGGAAATGCCTTCTCCACCGCTGGGTGTTACTTATGTTGCCGCGGCATTCGAGGCCGCCGGAGCAGAAGTTAAGATATTTGATTATATCGTTTGTGCCTACACTAAAGAAAATCTGGAAAAACAACTGGAAGCTTTCCAGCCTGACGCTGTGGGTGCAACTTGTGTAACGATGAATTTCTATAAAGCGCAACAGATACTCCATGATGTAAAAAATTATAATCCGGAAATCATTACAATGATGGGTGGACCCCATGTGTCCTTCACGGCTATTGATACTTTGAAACAGTATCCGGAGATAGATTTGATTGTAGTGGGGGAAGGCGAGGACACAATTGCGGAACTGACTCCTGTGCTGAAGCAAAGAAACAAATGGCAAAATATTCTTGGAATCGCTTATCGTAGTGGTGACGAAATAGTTGTTACCGGTAAAAGAGATTTCATTATTGATATTGATAGAATTCCTTTACCATCGCGGCATTTGCTTCCAATTTCACGTTATCGCGCTTTAGGCTTTCCTGTAAGTCTAATAACCGGTCGGGGTTGTCCCTATTCCTGTATATTTTGTCTGGGACGTAAAATGGTCGGTTCCAAGGTTCGTAGAAGAAATCCTAAACTTGTTCTGGATGAAATAGAAACAATAATAGGTTACGGTTTTGATCGCATTAATATAGCGGATGATCTTTTTACTTCCGATAAAGAACGGGTCAAAGAAATATGTGCAGGAATTAAAGAGCGTTCCTTGAAGTTTGTTTGGAGCGCTTTTGCGCGTGTGGATACGGTGAACCCGGAAGTATTCGATCTCATGGCCCAGGCCGGCTGCGATAGTGTCAGTTTCGGGGTGGAAACGGGCAATCCGGAAATGCTCAAAAGAATAAAAAAGGGAATAAATCTGGAACAAGTCTATTCAGCCGTAAAGATGTGCCAAGAGGCGGGAATGATTGCCCACGCCTCGTTTATCATTGGTTTACCGGGAGAAACTAAAGACACTTTACGGGAATCAGACGATTTTGCGAAGAGCATAAAAGCTATTTACGGTTACCATTTTCTCGCGCCTTTCCCCGGTACGACCGTTCGGGAAAAAATTAAGGATTACGATCTGGAAATCATAACGGATGATTGGAATCGTTACGATGCCAATGACGCTATTGTGAAGACTTCAGCCCTGCTGCCGAAAGACATGCATGAATTTGGTGCCAGTTATGATGAAGAGATGGAAGCCGACTGGAATAAAATTGTGCGTAAATATCATGAAGGAACCGCTGATCTGGAAGACAGTATGCGTGTTGAAGGTAACTGGCGAATGAAGTTAACCTATCAAATTCTGAAAAGCGGTATTATTGAAAATAGCGGTTTTATCGAACCAGCTTTATTTAAAGGATCCAAGGACAAAGCTTTGCAGGAACTCTGCCGGAGAGTAAAAGAGTATACCAATGCCAATGAAAAGGTGGTTTATGATACTATCCGCGATTTCGCCGGGCGTGGTTATCTGGCAGCTGATATTTCCGATAAGGGATGTCAGTGGTCCTGGTCATAA
- a CDS encoding SAM-dependent methyltransferase — protein sequence MVTVDFPKLKLKSQGVVLDAGCGMGRHLRFLAKQPNLRIVGIDKNTGALREALTSLEKMPDALSKDYLVSEADINRLPFADISFDCVICSEVLEHIPDHEAAIKELIRILKPDGTLVVSVPRYYSEKLCWLISYDYYHSEGGHIRIYKKKELPEMLKKHGFKCLKINYKHALHMPYWWLKCLVGLKNEENLLVKYYKNFLIWDMMRDHRLTRILEELLNPIVGKSIVYYFRRG from the coding sequence ATGGTTACAGTAGACTTTCCTAAGTTAAAATTAAAATCCCAAGGTGTTGTTTTGGATGCGGGATGTGGAATGGGAAGACACTTACGCTTTCTGGCGAAACAACCGAATCTGAGGATTGTCGGAATAGATAAAAATACAGGGGCCTTGCGTGAAGCATTGACATCTTTGGAAAAAATGCCAGATGCTTTGTCCAAAGATTATTTGGTTTCCGAAGCAGATATAAATAGGCTTCCATTTGCTGATATTTCGTTTGATTGTGTAATTTGTTCGGAAGTTTTAGAACATATTCCGGATCATGAGGCAGCCATAAAAGAACTAATTCGGATATTGAAACCGGATGGCACTCTTGTGGTTAGTGTGCCGCGTTATTATTCGGAGAAACTTTGCTGGTTAATTTCATATGACTATTATCATTCGGAAGGCGGTCATATTCGAATTTACAAGAAGAAAGAACTTCCCGAAATGTTGAAGAAACATGGTTTTAAATGCTTGAAAATAAATTACAAGCACGCCCTCCACATGCCTTACTGGTGGCTTAAGTGTCTTGTTGGCCTGAAAAACGAGGAAAACCTGTTGGTTAAATATTATAAGAATTTTTTGATATGGGATATGATGAGAGATCATCGGTTAACGCGGATATTGGAAGAATTATTAAATCCAATCGTAGGCAAAAGCATAGTATATTATTTTAGAAGAGGATAA
- a CDS encoding phenyltransferase domain-containing protein, giving the protein MELKLSISEDLTPVSLEKIAAFIVSLQKENGEIPWSVGGKTDPWDHVESAMGLSVGGFCEEARHAYEWLANSQLSDGSWWSETLDGKIINTSKESNFSSYVAVGVFHYYLVTHDIKFLKTMWHTVSQGIQYAINLQAPDGEIYWARNKNGAIDKMALLTGSSSIYMSIKCALAIAGLLGKKRPRWQKAMAELGVAIKDRPDLFNMIKSRYSMDWYYPILCGAITGEEAKRRIAHLWEKFVVPEWGVRCVSDRPWVTMAETAEFILTLNAIEDNSRAKMIFSWLNDKRFSDGSFWMGVTFPDGVIWPEEKTGWTAAAAMLAWDALNEITPAGKLFNHKFWASWNK; this is encoded by the coding sequence ATGGAACTAAAACTTTCCATAAGTGAAGATTTAACTCCGGTTTCGTTGGAAAAAATAGCCGCTTTTATTGTTTCTCTTCAAAAAGAAAACGGTGAAATTCCCTGGTCTGTTGGCGGAAAGACCGATCCCTGGGATCATGTTGAAAGCGCGATGGGTTTAAGTGTCGGTGGCTTTTGTGAAGAAGCACGGCATGCTTATGAATGGCTTGCCAACTCTCAACTTTCCGATGGTAGTTGGTGGTCGGAAACCCTTGATGGAAAGATTATCAATACCAGTAAAGAATCTAATTTTTCTTCTTATGTCGCTGTAGGCGTATTCCACTATTATCTAGTTACCCATGATATAAAATTTTTAAAAACAATGTGGCATACCGTTTCACAGGGTATCCAATATGCAATCAATTTGCAGGCTCCCGATGGTGAGATTTACTGGGCAAGAAATAAAAACGGCGCAATTGATAAGATGGCCCTGCTCACAGGTTCCAGCTCAATTTATATGAGTATTAAATGCGCTCTGGCCATTGCTGGACTCCTGGGCAAGAAACGTCCACGCTGGCAGAAGGCTATGGCAGAATTGGGTGTGGCCATAAAAGACAGACCGGATCTGTTTAACATGATTAAATCAAGATATTCTATGGATTGGTATTATCCGATTTTATGCGGCGCCATAACCGGTGAAGAAGCAAAAAGGCGGATAGCCCATTTGTGGGAGAAATTTGTTGTTCCAGAATGGGGAGTGCGCTGCGTCAGCGACCGGCCTTGGGTGACCATGGCGGAAACGGCCGAATTTATTTTAACCCTTAATGCAATTGAAGATAATTCCCGGGCAAAAATGATATTTAGTTGGTTAAATGATAAAAGATTCTCCGACGGTTCTTTCTGGATGGGCGTAACCTTTCCAGACGGAGTAATTTGGCCGGAAGAAAAAACAGGTTGGACGGCGGCGGCGGCAATGCTGGCTTGGGATGCTTTGAATGAAATAACTCCGGCGGGAAAACTTTTTAATCATAAATTTTGGGCTTCATGGAATAAGTGA